From Trypanosoma brucei gambiense DAL972 chromosome 5, complete sequence:
CATcactttattttatcttattttattgtatttgttttgtttccaaCGAGAGTTATCGGGGaagcgggggggggggagagacGGCTGAGCGCAATGTTATAAATTGCCACAGTCGCTTcatttccccatttttcttattttttctctcttattttttttttaaacaagtTTTCTGAAGGATGAAGATACCACTGTTGAATAAAATGTACGCATGAAAGTATTTTCTGTGTGGTTATGTATTTAATTTACTAGTCTACTTTCCCCATCTGTCCAGTCGTCTCAGCACCGTTCTTTGCTGTTCACGGCAGCCGCGGAAGCTACGCTTtcgtattttgttttcacttttgtttgctgtgatatttatttgtttaagTATTTATAtgaaaaccttttttttctttaaaaaaattaaaaacttgACTTATTCCCTACAACCCGGGTTTAAATGTCTCAGGAAAAAAATTTCTCGCCTTCTTTGCCCCCGtagataaatatatatatatataaatatatatataaatacaggAGGTGTTGAAGTGCTTTCATGTTCCCCTTACTTTCGGTTGTTTTGTGTTCGCTGCGATCGTATCGTTGGTGATGAAGTTGCCGCTGTTTATATCTTTTCCTAAATTTCcgtttcatttattttatcttcgCTAACTTATATGCCTCTACGtgtcgttttttcttttcctgatCCTCACACATATTTTAAGTATTTGTCTTGCGGGAAGTCTAAATGATCATTTATACATTTGCATATTTGCaattcatatatttatatatatgtatatatcaACAGAAATGTATTGTTGCGGTTATGTTTGCTGTGTCTGTTCACCACGCTGGAAACTCACGTATATATGCACTTCCTCATTTATTTTCGTCTACCGTACACATGCGTTTGCGCGACTAAAGGTAGGAAGTCAAGAGTTCATTACAAACGgcaccaaaagaaagaaattaaGAAATAGAGAGTAAACAAAAATCAGGAAAGTGTTgccaaggaaaagaaaaaagggagaagtgtAAATAAGGCAGTAAACAAATAGTGTGAAAGGGTAGTGCATTCCAAAAGTAACaggaaaataagtaaataaaaacattgAAGGGTGCAATCACTACGAGTGAAAACAACATTAATACAAATAACGACAGTAACAATACAtcccatatatatataaaaaaagaggaagctggagagggggaaaaagcacaacaatagcaactaaaaacacaaaaccgaatcaaaaacaataaaGCGGAAGTGAATTACGGCGTAAGGTAGAAGTAACGtgagaaaacacaaacagggTGAGTACGCCGTAAAAGTAGCAGCGGCATAACCGGCAGCAGTATCAGTGACAGCTTTAGTATCACAAAGGGAATTTATTTATCGTGAAACcggccaaaaaaaaacacgagaAAAACCCATcccaaacaagaaaaggaacatataaaaggaaggggagctATTCACGAGCAGCCGTCATCATGTCTGTCAGTTTTTCCACTCTGATTCAGCGGTCCCGCCCCTCTTCAAACCATGCAACCACTAAACTTCTCAGCAATGTCCTTGCAAAGATTCCCCCAACGACACTCAGCACAGTTGGTAGCGGCGTGCGAGTGGCATGCGAGGAGAATCCCATCGCGTCTCTCGCTACTGTTGGTGTATGGTTGAATGCGGGAACTCGTCATGAACCTGCGCAATACGCCGGCACTGCGCGAGTCTTGCAAAAGTGCGGGTTTCTTGGTACTTCCAACCAAACCGCAGCACAAATCGCCGCAGCGGTGGACGAACTCGGTGGGCAGCTAACAGCAAACGTTGGCCGCGAGCACACACATTTGTATATGCGTGTCGCCCGCGAAGATACGGAGCGTGCTGTGTCTCTCCTGGCGGATGTGGTACGCAATGCCCGTTTGAGCGATGAGGATGTGGAGGTGGCGAAACAGGCGGTGCTACGCGATCAACATGACTTTGAACAGCGGCCAGATGACATTTGCATGGATAATCTTCACCGTTGTGCCTTCGACAGCACAACACATGGGCCTGGTACACCGCTGTACGGCACAGAGGTCGGGACGACGCGTCTCAGCAATGCGCAGCTAAGAGAGTACCGTGACAAGATGCTTAGCGCCGGCCGCGTGGTGGTCGTGGGGAGCGGAGCTGTGAACCATACCGCTTTGGAACGGGCTGCGACCAGCGCGTTCGGGGACCTGCAGAAGGGAACTGTAACACTCGCCGGAGTTCCCGAAGCCCGGTTTGTGGGAGGAGAGTACAAACTGTGGAACTTGCGTTACAAGACTGTCCACATTGGATGGGCTTTTGAAACCTGTGGCGCAGCATGCGAGGACTCCCTTCCGCTTGCACTCGCCTGTGAAGTTCCCGGTCCGTTCCACCGTTCCCAACATGAACTTGGACAGCATGCCATGCATCGTGTCCTAAAAACTTTCTCTTCGCTGGATCACAGCACTCCTACCAACACCCACTTCAACGAGAAGTGTATTGAAATTGCGAACCCTTTTCTGCACCAGTACAAAGACACGGGGTTATGCGGAATGTATGTTGTGGGGCGGCCGGCTCAGGCGGGTCCTGGAGACGGCACGGCAATGATTGAAGTGTTTCAATACACCATCGCGGAATGGTGCCGCATCTGCCAGAAGATACTCCATGAACAGGAACTTGCTCAGGCCAAGGTGAACCTCAAGTCCCAACTGCTCTTCAACATGGACGGCAGCTCAAACTCTGCGGAGGATATTGGTCGGCAGGTACTTCACTATGGGCGCCGCATTCCGCTGGAGGAAATGTACGCTCGTATCGATGATGTGACACCAACAAATGTACAGGAGGTGCTTCAGCACTACTTCTACGGGCGGAAACCGGTGTACAGTTATCTTGGTTACTGTGCTAACATTCCAGGTTATGACTGGACACAACACTGGTCCTACAAGTACTGGTATTAAATGATGGAGAAACGTTTTCGTCCCTTTTCCGTACTTAGtctctgttattattattactatatatttttttgttttaaatcTTCCATGTTGCGCACGTACATGTACACATATGTATTTGGTTTTTATGGCGTAGGTGATGACACCGCtgttgtccctttttttttatttttatgaatCTATCCTGACGGATAGCGATAATGCGACTTTGCAGTTGCAGTAACTTTGATGGCGGCTGcgccttttccttcctctctgTTCACATATATGAGTAGTACAGCGGTaccagcagcaggaacagagAGTGAGGGagatgtttttgttatttttgtttattttatttgtggtTACCATTTCCATCGCGTTGTcatcgctcttttttttttttgttcccccCTTCCTAAATGCACATGCGGGTCCGCCAATAAACCTCCTATTTTTCAGAAGCAtgtgtctctctctctctctctctctatatatatatatatatatatatatgtagctCAGAGGGAGAAGCAAGATTCCTTGTGGCGCCATGCACTGCTTGAAGTGTTTAAAAAGTTACTTACTCATCACTTACCTTTCAGTCTTATTGTTACATATgttgggaggaggaggggcaattaacaacagcaaaaatgaAACTCTTGGGGTTCCCACAGCGGATTCGCTACGTAGAGAATCTAACATGAAGATGTACAATTGCGCGCGTGTtgatgtattttttctttatttgtttctccgtttgttttttttttccttttttgcgcCGCTTGATGGTTAGTGGGGCACACTTAACTAAGTCACCcttactattattgttatttttacaaTCCTGGTACGTGTGCTCTTTCGGCATGCACGTGTCTGTTTgcctgttttatttttcttccttgtttGTTCAGAAGATAGGGAGAGAGAAACCGTTCCCACATGTGCGTGTATGTGCTAGTTGCGGGTTATTTGTTAGAGAGGAActatattatttatattattaaaATGTTACCCTCAGTCCTCATCGAGGCTGAGGGATGTAGTGGACGTATccttgtgtgtgcttgtgtgtgcttgtgtctgtttgtttttatatttttatatcgTCCTAGTGAATTTGGAGGGGTGCaatgaggaaagagaagggcGTGTGCGCTGCATGCGTGTTGAAATGAGTTTCGGGTTTCTCCAACTGTCTCTTTACCCACACCCATTTACTCACCTCTGCACACTTTCCTGCttggtttcttccttttccttcatctttCTATGTTGCCGTTTTCTTCTATTTGGTCATCCCTTTTTATCCCACTTTGATACCACTTCGACGATCCCTGCTAAGATGGGGCTATTCACGGTGAAGATATCACTTTGCTTTCCCGACTCCCACCCCTGTTATCACTGCCTTTTCGGCCACAACAGgaataatagtaaaaaataTTGTTGGTCCTTGCTATAGTTACAGATGTCTGCAATCAAAGAACTTGTCGAAAGGAAGGTTAAACGAGGCCCGTATGCACACCATGAGCTTATCATATGCCCAGGCTATTCTAATACGGGCAATGCAAGCACTAACACGAAGGGAAGCGCCGCTGCTTCCGATACCCGCAGCAACAGTCTCCCAGGTGTGGGTTCAAAGGGACATCGCTGTTGGTTATGCGCCTCTTTGGTAAAACCGATCGAACCGCAGGAGGTGCTGCTCTGTTTTCGGTGCCTTCGCGTAGCTTTTCTTGACATAATTATGCCTCTCGTTGACAGTCCGGAGAGGCGGAAAGCTGATGCCAAGTTTATTTCGAAGATTAGCCGAGTAAAAGACACTGAAGGGACGACCCCGTTAGTGCCCAAGCTTCCAACTGTGGTGTCAGCGACCCCCCCAGCGGCAAATGAGGTACAATCCACGAATCACGTATCCCAGTCGAGGTCCACATTGCCATCCGATCCGTCCGGTCGCACTCAGTTGGCCAATGATAACGGTCTTGGACGAGGTGTTGATTCCCACCGGTGTAGCAGCGCCTGGGCGCACCGCAGATGCATTGAAGTGGGGGACCAAGGAACCCCTGCGGGCAATGGCCACGATGAGCTAACTGTCAAGTGTCCTGTTTGCCACGCTACGTGCAGCGCGACTGACAAGCGACTAACACGTTGTTTGGATGGCAAAACGGTGCACCTCATTTGGGTTTGTTCCATGTGCAACACGACCAATACACAAAATAGTGATGAATGTCATAGCTGCAAGGCGCCATTTGTGTGGCCGTGTTTGCAATGCGGTTTCACGCAGGAATCACCGTGCTGTGGAGATGAGCTTCGCATGTGTGTTGAATGTGAGGCTCTGAACACACCAGCAGATATACTTGCGTCACTGAAGCGAGCGTGTCTGGGCGGGGAGGGGGGCTATGCGGAAACGGATGGGGATCTCGGGTTGGATGACGAGGGAAATGATGGTACGGCGGGCGACGCGGATCTGGTGGGTTCGGTGTTTGGTGTGAATGACCTCGACACCGTAGCAGAGAAGGCTCGCCAGCGGGAGATTGTGGAGGGTCGTGCTCGGCTTCAGCGGCGTATGCGCCGGCTCGGTGTGGAAGCAAATGTTCAAGAATCCGATGGGAACTGCCTGTTCCGTTCGCTTGCAACTCAACTACTCGGTGACCCCGGTGCTCACATGACAATTCGCCGACTCGTGGTGGGTTACATGAAGGTTCGACAAGAGAGTTACAAGATTCTATTCGATGGTGAGGAGGAGTGGAGCAATTACATATCTAACATGTACTGTAGTGGTTCGTGGGGTGATGAGCTTTGCCTCAATGCCGCGTGTCGGTGCTTCCGTGTGAATATTCATGTCATTACCAGCGCTGCCTCGGGGTGGCATTTGGTGTTCCAGTGTGATGATTTGCAGGACTCTGCAACAGCGCCGTATGGGGACTCCGGTCAAGGTAGGCTATTCGAAACAGCAGGATCGATTTGCCTTTTTCTTAATTACATTGCGCCTGTGCACTACGACGACGTGCCGGTGTTCCGGTCGCAGGTTATTTCATTGAATGCAAAGCTCACGGAGCAGCTCCAATATATGCTGGCTGAGGAGGGCCGCTCGCGTAGCCGCAGGGATGACGCGAGAAGGAGTGGAGCTGTCCGAGTCGGACAATTACAAAGTTGTCCATCAATAGGGGGAGAAGGACAGCCACTTCAAAAACTTGAGGAGCAGGGACAACGTTGTGCAAAACAGCAGCTAGAAAGCGATGAAAACAGTGCATGTTGTGTGGATGGAAAGGTGCAACAGCGAATGGATGCAAAACTACCACTACAGCTAAGTGGAGAGCAGCGACAGAAGACGGATGAAAAATACCTGACAGATACGTGTAGGGATCGACCGCGGTTAATGAATGAAGGATCGCCTCGGCCAGCCACTGGACACCCTCATCGGGCATGCAACGATCACACTGTTCGTCAGAtgaacacacacaagcaGTGGCGAACGAGTGAGGAAATGTCACGGGATGTGGATGAGGGACGGTTGTGGTTGGCGAACTCGGAAACCCTATCTCAAGGAACTGGGGACCGACAGGGGGGAATGGGTGAGCACCCCAAGCGCCTCATGAACGAAGAAATTATGCGCCAGGTGAatgggcagcagcagcagcagtgggtGAATGAGGGGCACCGGCGACCACTGGATGAAAAATACCTGACAGATACGTGTAGGGATCGACCGCGGTTAATGAATGAAGGATCGCCTCGGCCAGCCACTGGACACCCTCATCGGGCATGCAACGATCACACTGTTCGTCAGAtgaacacacacaagcaGTGGCGAACGAGTGAGGAAATGTCACGGGATGTGGATGAGGGACGGTTGTGGCGAATGAATCCACTCTCACTGCATCGGGGTGGTGAGGTTCAACAACCGGATCATTCCAGAGATCACCGGCCGCGCGCGCACGGGCTCCCGCAGCGAGCAGGCCGTCTGCATGATCCTCACACGCCCCGGGAGCAGTCGGTTAGTGGTCAGCAGCACCGGCAGTGGGTTTTGCCACCCCCTGCACCAGGCTGTAACAATGAGTTCACATTGCCCATTCCCAGTCGCCCCAATACCATGCGTCAGTTTCGAGAGAGTGGACCATCAACGCTATCTTCTGACTCGGCAGTAGCTTCCACGGGGTTATTCCCTAGACCTAACGGACAGAACTGGCCACTGGGAGATTTGCGAGGCCCTCATTAGTGCTTCATCAGGCACAACATGCATGGCTATCCTGAAGATGATCCCGTTTAAGTCGCAGGGTGAGGAAAATTAAACCTTCTGCGGTAAGGGTTTTGTGCCGGCATGTTGGatttggaggaaaaaaaatgatcaATATTTacttgtgtgtatgtgtgcctGAGGAGTGTGCTGGTGttggaagggaggaggagggggaggtgtTTGCTTACCAATGAAGttagcagtttttttttacttttttcatttttttgtttgatctATCACATAATGCAGTCAAAGGCATGCGTGGATGGTGCCTGTTAATTCAACGCTTGTTAGGTGGACAGGATATGATCTCTCCACATGAATGCACACACGGAACAGCTGGCCCAAGAAAAATGCATAGTAAGgttatgtgtatatatatgtatgtgtgcgtgctGGTAATCctatataaataataattaccTAAGCGAGACTAGCCGGAACGGGATAACTGTTTGGCCCTCGGGAGCCCCTGACGCACTGGTAGCGGCACCGTTTCCGCTTTATGTTCATGTGCGTgcaaaagggggaggggaaagaaatgtGGGGATATACCTGACCTCTGTGGTGTGTTGGTTAGGTTCTTCCACTTTACTtttatctcctttttttgtttttcaaaaGCCTTCTCTGTTAAAAGTTCACCCTTTAAAACCTTTCTTTTAGTCGCTTCATTTTGCTCCTTCATTTTGCGgacttgttttttgtgtcttCTTACCtctaatttttcattttttgggATCGGGATTGCGCTGTACCTCAGTTGTGGCACTCGTCATTTGTAGTGTATTTGCTTGTACATACATTACACTATGTATTGCGCCGTATGCATTGAACTGTGaggttttttgtgtgtgtgtgtgtgtgtgtgtgcgtgtatgttatgtgtttgtgcttgcgtCTGCTTTGAAGGAATGCCGGAAAAATCGGGGAGTTGGAGTAGGATGAGAGTCAGCAGGGGAATTTGGGCGTTACGTTCTTAAATCCTTTTGGCAGTTGTTACTGGTGCGCTCTTCCAACAAGCACTACTTCGACctgaagggaggggggagggaaaagaaaaaaaaggcacgCGTGGGTGAATGAAGGGATGGATGAGGGAGAAGGAAGTTGTACGCGGAGAagatgtgtttctttttgttacatGGAGGCTCTGGATGCTTTTCCCGCTCTGTGTGAAATGAAGgtctcttccttccctccttcgctcccattctctttcctcccccccctaCCCAAGTGAACTGCCCTTTCACTTCTGTTTGTGACCTTTCCAATCTGATCCGCCGATGTATGCTTCACAACTTTACAACTTCTCTcaatttctttgttttgctttgtgcTGCATTCACTCAATTTCACTTGTAGGGCTTTCGTTTCTGATAGGCGTTGATTGctcgtatgtttttttttgtgtttgtgtgtttttatgTTTGATGTTCTTTCCCCtgctgttttgttatttttgtgcccctcctttccccctcctctttgttttgtcttgtttcTCATGAGGTGGAGTTGGTCGATGTTTGTATATCATGCGGCACATCGGTTTTTACCTTGTCGCCGCACGTTTTGTTCCCCTTGgcatattttttaaaattcacACATGCGTTTTGAGTATTGACGTGATCTGTACACTACGCCTACCCATTGGCCTGTTTCAGCACTATTCTCTGCGGTTGTGCTGCGCTGGATAacgctttgttttctttattttaaagCATAGGCGGTGAAATTGACATTTCTTCACCACAAAGAGAGCACGGGAAAACCGTAAACCTTGAAGTGACGGGAGCTCAAAGGAAGACatcgaagaagaaggagggtgcgtgtgcgtgtgggaAAAAGTTCAGtgagtttttttcttcttattttacTTCCTTCTCAGCTAATCATAAACTGGCTGTTTCAGGAATACGAAGGGGAGGCGTTTGTGCACCTCGTACACCTTTTGCCACCATGCTCGACACGAGTGGCAGCCCCGATGGGTTCGGTGATTACACGGCACCTTCCAAACGTggtgtgctgtttttttccaccgtGCCGCGAGACATGCGGCCGCAGGAGGTGGAGCGTCATTTCGGGCGATTCGGCACCATCACACGTCGCAAGTTCACTCCGTTTCCAAGGAAGGAACGCCGACCCAATGGTCCACTCCTTCCTCTACAGTTCATGCGCGGGTACATTGAGTTCTCCAAGGCGGAGGATGCGGAATATGCGGCTGCTGCCATGAATGGAACCCCTGTGGACTGCAAGCGGCGGCGTCGCTGCAGTGGACAGCTGTGGACTGTGAAATATGAGAAAGGTTTCACATGGGATGTGTTGCTGGAGGAACGGGAGGCCGCTGTGCGTTCGAGACGTCAGCGTGAGGTAGAGGCGAGAAGCCaagagagggaaataaatgagGCATTTCGTGCCGCTGTGGCGAAGCGAATCGCAAGTCGAgcaaaaaacaggaaaggggACGGTGCCGCAAAGGTATCGACTGCAGGTGGTGGCGAAACGCTCGTAAACCGAGATGATAACTCGAAATGTAAGCGGGAGCCGGGcaatgatgatgttgatgagtCGCGGACGAAGCGCAAGAGATCCCGGGTTGAGGCCACTTCATCGACCAGTGATGCCACAAATGCTTCcaaagatttaaaaaagaagaaagtaaaaaaaaattaagaactGACGCCGGTGGAGGGCTCGTCGCCTGCAGTTACGGGAGGTACTTTGATAGGGAATGGGAAGAAGAGGTGAGGATGTTGTGTACGGGATAAGTGAATGAGTTCCGCGCGCCTGCTCGCTGTTGTTACTTCgttgtttcccccttattttcatttctggtactttttatttcgttgcTGCTTGTTGAAGTGACGGTGATTGTTTATGCTGTTGGAACGTTATTCGATGTCGTATTTTTGCATCACAGAGTTGGGGTTCGCATTCCTTTCTTAGTTGGGGATGGCGTAGCGGCACCGTGATGGCGGAATGGAGTGAGAAGAGGGCGTTGTAAACGATTAAGAAGCAAAGGAGAGGGTCGCATGGGCCACCATAGCGGCCTTGCGTTGGGTATAGTGAATACGCCCACATAAGTCTACGCAGTGTGCGgtacccttttcttttcccttccagtAAGTAagacatatatttatttgtttatgtcGTTGCACagtttgtattttttgtcttctttctCCATCTGTCCGCCCCGGCAGTGATGATGAAACCCTCAGTGTTTTAAGCGTTAGCACCTCGACTAAGTCGCGTAAGGAGTCTCTGGCCTTTCTATCTTATCCGCCTAGAtttgttccttcttcctAAGTCGATATTTATAGAAATATTTTTCTACATAACGTTAGGTGGGGTGCAGGAGAAAGGCGGAGAAGAGTAAAAGGTAACAGTGAAAGGAGGAGAACCTCAGTCAAAgagagaatatatatatatatatatatatatatattcttttatttttgtcacTTAGCAGTTTACATCAAGTCACGTTCCGCGTACTTCGTTTCACTATTGCGTTGCCCCAAtcatcactatttttttaCGCGTCGTTGATATCATTTAGTTTACGTACAAAGGTCACATCAAATTCACTGTCCTTTACTATGGCCACGGCTGTTgttgggaagaaaaagggaggtgcAACTGTCGATCTCAAACAGCTACAGGAACCTGACTTTTGGAAGACGCGTAATGCCATATTTGACGAATTGTATGCCGCCCAGCAGGAGAAATATAAATCCATGCAGAGCCCCATTTCCATCACCCTCAATGATGGAAAGCAGCTCCCTGCGACGAGCTGGCTCACAACGCCTATTGACATTGCGAAGAAGTTGTCCAATTCGCTCGCGGAAAGGGTTGTTGCTGCGCGTGTAAATGAAGAAATTTGGGACCTTACTCGACCTTTTGAGGGCGATGCCACACTTGAGCTGCTTGATTGGGACGATGCTGATGCTCGCCACGTTTTTTGGCACAGTTCCTCCCACGTGCTTGGTTATGCGCTGGAGCGAGTGTTCCAAACCCGCCTGTCCGTTGGCCCTGCACTTGAGGAGGGTGGTTTCTTCTATGAGGGTGAGACGAACCGCCCGGTGACGGAAGCGGATTACACCACGATAGAGACAGCGATGCAGGAGTTGGTCAAGATGAAGGTTCCATTTCAGCGCTTAACCGTAAAGAAGGAGGACGCCCTTCGACTCTTCCAGTACACAGAGTTTAAGAGCAAGATACTCGCAAGTAAGGTTCCTGAGAATGGCACTTGCACGGTGTATCGCTGCGGGAACCTTATTGACCCCTGCCGCGGTCCTCACCTCCCCGACACCGGGCGCGTGAAGTCATTCTCCTTAACAAAGAACTCCTCTTCGTACTTTGAGGGGAAGGCGGAGAATGCTGTGTTACAGCGTGTCTATGGAATTTCATTCCCAAAGCAGACGATGTTAACGGAGTGGAAAAAACTTCAAGAAGAGGCCGCCCGTCGCGACCACCGCACTATTGGCCGGCATCAACAGCTCTTCCATTTCCATGAGGCCTCTCCCGGTAACGCTTTCTGGCTCCCGCATGGTGCACGCATCTACAACACACTAATTGAGTTCCAGCGCAAGCAATATCGCCGACGGGGCTTCGAGGAGGTAGTGTCTCCTAACATGTTCTCATCCAGGTTGTGGATGGTCTCCGGTCACTGGGATAAGTATGCTGACAATATGTTCCTCATCAATGTTGAAAAGGAGGACCACGGAATGAAGCCAATGAACTGTCCTGGACACTGCCTCATGTTTGCCATGCAGCCCCACTCGTACAGGGAGCTTCCTATTCGTTATGCTGATTTTGGGGTTCTGCATCGAAATGAGCTCAGCGGTGCTCTTACAGGGCTCACCCGAGTTCGTCGTTTTCAGCAGGATGATGCCCACATTTTCTGTCGGATGGATCAAGTGAAGGATGAGATCCACAGCGCTCTCATTTTTCTCAAGGATGTTTATGACGTCCTCGGCTTTAAGTTCTTTTTGAAGCACTCCACGCGGCCAGAAAACAAGCTCGGTTCAGATGAGATGTGGGATGAGGCGGAGTCCTACTTGCAGGCAGCCCTCAACAGCTTCTGCGGGATCCCCGACGAGCTTCCTGACCCATTTAACAAGGGTTCCACCTTTGTATACGATGGCCGCAAGGAGAGCGTTAAAAAACTTCGGGCGATGCTGAAGAAGCGTGGAGACAAGAAAAACGACGAGAACTCACCCGCAGATGATGTGTGGCCGGGCCCAACACATGAGGATGCATGGGAGGAAAACACCGGTGACGGTGCTTTCTATGGGCCAAAGATTGACATCGTTGTTGAAGATGCTTTGCGCCGACGGCATCAATGTGCGACCATCCAGCTTGACTTCAACTTACCGAAGCGGTTTGGTCTCAAGTACACTCTGCCGAGCAATGCAGCGGGCGATGATGGCCCAGCGCCAAAGGCCACCGAGTGCCACAAAGATCCGAACGCGGAATTAAAAGCTGACAAACCGGAGGGGAAGGTGGAGACTGCTGCGGGAGCACCGAAGTCATCCTACGAGAAGGCTGCACACGAACTCAACATTGACCAGCGTTTGGATGCCAATCAGGCTCGACCTGTGATGATTCACCGTGCCATTTTCGGTTCTTTGGAGCGCTGCATTGCGATCCTCTGCGAGCACTACGGCGGTGACTGGCCTTTCTGGCTGAGCCCGCGGCAAGTTATTGTCGTGCCTGTTTCGCTCGAGAACGCTGCGTACGCACAAACGGTGCGCGACACGTTTTTTGCTGCAGGCTTCTTTGCTGATGTGGACAACGGCACTGC
This genomic window contains:
- a CDS encoding T. brucei spp.-specific protein, producing the protein MRVEMSFGFLQLSLYPHPFTHLCTLSCLVSSFSFIFLCCRFLLFGHPFLSHFDTTSTIPAKMGLFTVKISLCFPDSHPCYHCLFGHNRNNSKKYCWSLL
- a CDS encoding metallo-peptidase, Clan ME, Family M16, putative, translating into MSVSFSTLIQRSRPSSNHATTKLLSNVLAKIPPTTLSTVGSGVRVACEENPIASLATVGVWLNAGTRHEPAQYAGTARVLQKCGFLGTSNQTAAQIAAAVDELGGQLTANVGREHTHLYMRVAREDTERAVSLLADVVRNARLSDEDVEVAKQAVLRDQHDFEQRPDDICMDNLHRCAFDSTTHGPGTPLYGTEVGTTRLSNAQLREYRDKMLSAGRVVVVGSGAVNHTALERAATSAFGDLQKGTVTLAGVPEARFVGGEYKLWNLRYKTVHIGWAFETCGAACEDSLPLALACEVPGPFHRSQHELGQHAMHRVLKTFSSLDHSTPTNTHFNEKCIEIANPFLHQYKDTGLCGMYVVGRPAQAGPGDGTAMIEVFQYTIAEWCRICQKILHEQELAQAKVNLKSQLLFNMDGSSNSAEDIGRQVLHYGRRIPLEEMYARIDDVTPTNVQEVLQHYFYGRKPVYSYLGYCANIPGYDWTQHWSYKYWY
- a CDS encoding threonyl-tRNA synthetase, putative, which translates into the protein MATAVVGKKKGGATVDLKQLQEPDFWKTRNAIFDELYAAQQEKYKSMQSPISITLNDGKQLPATSWLTTPIDIAKKLSNSLAERVVAARVNEEIWDLTRPFEGDATLELLDWDDADARHVFWHSSSHVLGYALERVFQTRLSVGPALEEGGFFYEGETNRPVTEADYTTIETAMQELVKMKVPFQRLTVKKEDALRLFQYTEFKSKILASKVPENGTCTVYRCGNLIDPCRGPHLPDTGRVKSFSLTKNSSSYFEGKAENAVLQRVYGISFPKQTMLTEWKKLQEEAARRDHRTIGRHQQLFHFHEASPGNAFWLPHGARIYNTLIEFQRKQYRRRGFEEVVSPNMFSSRLWMVSGHWDKYADNMFLINVEKEDHGMKPMNCPGHCLMFAMQPHSYRELPIRYADFGVLHRNELSGALTGLTRVRRFQQDDAHIFCRMDQVKDEIHSALIFLKDVYDVLGFKFFLKHSTRPENKLGSDEMWDEAESYLQAALNSFCGIPDELPDPFNKGSTFVYDGRKESVKKLRAMLKKRGDKKNDENSPADDVWPGPTHEDAWEENTGDGAFYGPKIDIVVEDALRRRHQCATIQLDFNLPKRFGLKYTLPSNAAGDDGPAPKATECHKDPNAELKADKPEGKVETAAGAPKSSYEKAAHELNIDQRLDANQARPVMIHRAIFGSLERCIAILCEHYGGDWPFWLSPRQVIVVPVSLENAAYAQTVRDTFFAAGFFADVDNGTATLEKKIRNAELARYNFILVVGQAEQEGQSVNVRTRDNRRHGTKTLDEALQWLRELADKYDPSF